A single window of Helicobacter pylori DNA harbors:
- the pyrB gene encoding aspartate carbamoyltransferase: MPKKCRHLLQTSDLSLDEIKLLLNKASVYANDFNAVSLETKEKMHNKIIVALFFENSTRTVSSFEIASLRLGAKIVKLNMQTSSASKGETLTDTFKNIHAMQPDAIITRHAFSSAPFKLAEFSQCPLINAGSGTSAHPTQALLDLLTLYQHFGSLENLKGKKIAFIGDVKNSRVANSNIKLLQRLGLEIMLCAPSSMLPTTSLKTTHNIEEAIAFADILMSLRTQTERHNAPIFASLKDYGNAYCITQQRLSAHAKNKEIIILHPGPVHRDIDIESAVLEDKRSKVLEQVKNGVAMRMAVLEFLLLD; encoded by the coding sequence ATGCCAAAAAAATGCCGACACTTGCTCCAAACCAGCGATTTAAGCCTAGATGAAATCAAGCTTTTATTGAACAAAGCGAGCGTTTATGCGAACGATTTTAACGCCGTATCTTTAGAAACGAAAGAAAAAATGCATAATAAAATCATCGTGGCGTTGTTTTTTGAAAATTCCACCAGAACAGTGTCTAGTTTTGAAATCGCAAGCCTAAGATTGGGGGCAAAAATAGTGAAATTAAACATGCAAACAAGCTCTGCTTCAAAGGGTGAAACTCTAACAGACACTTTCAAAAATATCCATGCCATGCAGCCTGACGCTATCATCACACGGCATGCTTTTTCAAGCGCGCCTTTTAAATTAGCCGAATTTTCACAATGCCCCTTGATTAACGCAGGAAGCGGCACAAGCGCTCATCCTACCCAAGCGTTATTGGACTTGCTCACCCTTTATCAGCATTTTGGCAGTTTAGAAAATCTAAAAGGGAAAAAAATCGCTTTTATAGGCGATGTGAAAAATTCAAGAGTGGCTAATAGCAACATTAAATTGCTCCAAAGACTAGGGCTTGAGATCATGCTGTGCGCTCCAAGCTCCATGCTCCCTACCACTTCTTTAAAAACGACGCATAACATTGAAGAAGCGATAGCGTTTGCAGACATCTTAATGAGTTTGAGGACTCAAACCGAACGGCACAACGCGCCCATTTTTGCGAGCTTGAAAGATTATGGCAACGCTTATTGCATCACCCAACAACGCCTAAGCGCTCACGCTAAAAATAAAGAGATCATTATTTTACACCCAGGCCCGGTGCATAGGGATATTGATATAGAAAGTGCGGTGTTAGAAGACAAGCGATCTAAAGTCTTAGAGCAAGTCAAAAATGGCGTGGCAATGCGCATGGCGGTGTTGGAGTTTTTGCTATTAGATTGA
- the hofB gene encoding outer membrane beta-barrel protein HofB: MRNSTPLKNQVFCGLYVLSLSASLQAFDYKIEVLAESFSKVGFNKKKIDISRGIYPTETFVTAVGQGNIYADFLSKDLKDQGHVLEGKVGGTIGGVAYDSTKFNQGGSVIYNYIGYWDGYLGGKRALLDGTSIHECALGSDGKVIDSIACGNARANKIRRNYLVNNAFLEYRYKDIFTAKGGRYQSNAPYMSGYTQGFEISAKVKDKNEGSHKLWWFSSWGRAFAYGEWIYDFYSPRTVIKNGRTLNYGIHLVNYTYERKGVSVSPFFQFSPGTYYSPGVVVGYDSNPNFDGVGFRSETKAYILLPVHAPLRRDTYRYAVKAGTAGQSLLIRQRFDYNEFNFGGAFYKVWKNANAYIGTTGNPLGIDFWTNSVYDIGQALSHVVTADAVSGWVFGGGVHKKWLWGTLWRWTSGTLANEASAAVNVGYKISKSLTASVKLEYLGVMTHSGFTVGSYRPTPGSKALYSDRSHLMTTLSAKF, from the coding sequence ATGAGAAATAGCACGCCTTTAAAGAATCAAGTTTTTTGCGGGTTATATGTTTTAAGTTTGAGCGCTTCTTTGCAAGCGTTTGATTATAAAATTGAAGTTTTAGCGGAGTCCTTTTCTAAAGTTGGCTTTAATAAAAAAAAGATTGATATTTCTAGGGGGATTTATCCTACAGAGACTTTTGTAACCGCTGTAGGTCAGGGCAATATCTATGCGGATTTTTTATCCAAAGACCTTAAAGATCAAGGGCATGTTTTAGAGGGAAAAGTCGGCGGAACAATCGGTGGGGTCGCTTATGATAGCACAAAATTTAATCAAGGTGGATCGGTTATTTATAACTACATCGGTTATTGGGATGGCTATTTAGGGGGTAAAAGGGCCTTGCTTGATGGCACGAGTATCCATGAGTGCGCGCTTGGATCTGATGGCAAGGTGATTGATTCTATAGCGTGCGGGAACGCTAGGGCTAATAAAATCCGCCGTAATTACTTGGTGAATAACGCTTTTTTAGAATACCGCTATAAGGATATTTTTACGGCTAAAGGAGGGCGTTATCAATCCAATGCTCCTTACATGAGCGGCTATACGCAAGGCTTTGAAATCAGTGCTAAAGTCAAGGATAAAAATGAGGGCAGCCACAAATTATGGTGGTTTAGCTCATGGGGTAGGGCGTTCGCTTATGGGGAGTGGATTTATGATTTCTATTCTCCAAGAACCGTGATTAAAAACGGACGCACTCTAAATTATGGTATCCATTTAGTGAACTACACTTATGAAAGAAAAGGGGTTAGCGTCAGCCCTTTTTTCCAATTTTCGCCCGGGACTTATTATAGCCCTGGGGTGGTTGTAGGCTATGATAGCAACCCTAATTTTGATGGCGTGGGCTTTAGATCCGAAACCAAAGCTTATATTTTGCTCCCTGTCCATGCCCCCTTAAGAAGGGATACTTATCGTTACGCTGTGAAAGCTGGTACTGCTGGGCAAAGCTTACTTATTAGGCAACGATTTGATTACAATGAATTTAATTTCGGGGGAGCGTTTTATAAAGTGTGGAAAAACGCAAACGCTTATATCGGCACGACAGGAAACCCTTTAGGCATTGATTTTTGGACCAATAGCGTTTATGATATAGGGCAAGCCTTAAGCCATGTGGTAACCGCTGATGCCGTCTCTGGTTGGGTTTTTGGTGGGGGCGTGCATAAAAAGTGGCTGTGGGGGACTTTATGGCGTTGGACTAGCGGCACTTTAGCCAATGAAGCGAGCGCGGCTGTTAATGTGGGCTATAAGATCAGTAAGAGTTTGACAGCGAGCGTGAAATTAGAATATTTGGGCGTGATGACGCATTCAGGCTTTACGGTAGGGAGTTACAGGCCCACGCCCGGCTCTAAAGCGCTTTATTCAGACAGGAGCCATTTGATGACAACCCTTAGCGCCAAATTCTAA